A stretch of Sulfurimonas xiamenensis DNA encodes these proteins:
- a CDS encoding helix-turn-helix domain-containing protein, which yields MENLQEISQEEIQELHRKIADNVKEIRKQKNISQLNLAHSIGHKTVSTIAKIEAGHENKHYNIEQLYKIANVLQVDIRDFFILQK from the coding sequence ATAGAAAATTTACAGGAAATCTCACAGGAAGAGATACAAGAACTGCACCGCAAAATAGCTGATAATGTTAAAGAGATACGCAAACAAAAAAATATATCCCAATTAAATTTAGCTCATTCTATCGGTCATAAAACTGTAAGTACAATTGCAAAGATTGAAGCTGGGCATGAAAACAAACACTACAACATAGAACAACTCTATAAAATCGCTAATGTACTTCAAGTAGATATTAGAGATTTTTTTATACTTCAAAAATAA
- a CDS encoding type IV toxin-antitoxin system AbiEi family antitoxin domain-containing protein: MNLQNDIKIKQLYQMLPESVVAPASWLAEQGYSMQLLYQYTKSGWLQKTSRGSYIRGDAKPSWQGAVLGLQKLSHEPFHIGGITSLNLQGYAHYLPLNNSQTIYLYGTQKLPAWFKNIELEQKFNVMKKPYFEKVGLKSIPSNIKDWEMVVSSPERAIMELLYQVKPDGLSFEFAAEIFEGLTTLRPSLINELLTMCENIRVKRLFLFLTSYFNHPWAKHVKKEGLELGTGRMQVVKNGVFDNEFLITVPKEYHAR, from the coding sequence ATGAATTTACAAAATGATATAAAAATAAAACAACTATATCAAATGTTACCAGAGTCAGTTGTGGCTCCAGCTTCTTGGCTTGCAGAGCAAGGATACTCTATGCAACTGCTTTATCAGTACACCAAAAGCGGTTGGCTCCAAAAAACCTCAAGAGGCTCATACATAAGAGGCGATGCGAAGCCATCTTGGCAGGGTGCTGTTTTAGGACTACAAAAACTTAGCCATGAGCCATTTCACATAGGTGGCATAACATCACTCAATCTTCAAGGTTATGCTCATTATCTTCCACTGAACAACTCACAAACTATATATTTGTACGGTACTCAAAAACTTCCAGCATGGTTTAAAAACATAGAGCTTGAACAAAAGTTTAATGTGATGAAAAAGCCATATTTTGAGAAAGTAGGTCTGAAAAGTATCCCATCTAATATAAAAGATTGGGAGATGGTAGTTTCCTCTCCTGAGAGAGCTATCATGGAGCTTCTTTATCAAGTAAAACCAGATGGACTAAGTTTTGAGTTTGCAGCAGAGATATTTGAGGGATTAACAACTCTTCGTCCATCTTTGATCAATGAACTTTTAACTATGTGTGAAAATATAAGAGTCAAACGCTTGTTTCTTTTTTTGACAAGTTACTTTAATCATCCTTGGGCAAAGCATGTAAAAAAAGAGGGCTTAGAACTCGGAACTGGCAGGATGCAGGTCGTAAAAAATGGTGTCTTTGACAACGAGTTTTTAATAACAGTACCAAAGGAGTACCATGCTAGATAA
- a CDS encoding nucleotidyl transferase AbiEii/AbiGii toxin family protein — protein sequence MLDKNSIYYKQVQLLLEVLPFVSQEECFALKGGTAINMFVRNMPRLSVDIDLMYLRVEDRQTSLQNIAESFERIARSIESSIRGTKVHRLDQQGDGILSKLQVEKNGVRIKIEASPVTRGTVREPSVLSVSARVEEEFGFAETSVVHLDDLYAGKLCAALDRQHPRDFFDVRGLLDNEGISDTLMDVFIVYLISSNQPISKLLQPNLIDIERIYAEQFVGMPIFPMPLEVLEATRVELISTIRSKLTKNHRDFLICFKEGNPDWSLLPFENIEELPSVKWKMLNLKKMQKNKKDEAIQKLKDTLAI from the coding sequence ATGCTAGATAAAAATTCTATTTATTACAAACAAGTGCAACTACTCTTAGAGGTGCTGCCGTTTGTCTCACAAGAAGAGTGCTTTGCTCTCAAAGGCGGTACGGCTATCAATATGTTTGTAAGAAATATGCCAAGACTTTCAGTAGATATAGACCTTATGTATCTGAGAGTAGAAGATCGACAAACGAGCCTTCAAAACATTGCTGAGTCGTTTGAAAGAATTGCTCGCTCAATTGAGTCGTCAATACGAGGTACAAAAGTACATAGGCTAGATCAACAAGGAGACGGGATACTGTCTAAACTTCAAGTTGAGAAAAACGGTGTCCGCATCAAAATAGAAGCATCACCTGTTACTAGAGGAACGGTAAGGGAACCAAGTGTACTCAGTGTATCGGCAAGAGTGGAAGAAGAGTTTGGTTTTGCAGAGACTAGCGTAGTTCACTTGGATGACTTGTATGCTGGAAAACTCTGTGCAGCACTTGATAGACAACACCCAAGAGACTTTTTTGATGTAAGAGGGCTGCTTGACAATGAAGGTATAAGCGATACTCTTATGGATGTTTTTATAGTTTATCTCATAAGCAGCAATCAGCCTATATCAAAACTACTGCAACCAAACTTGATAGACATCGAGAGGATCTATGCTGAACAGTTTGTTGGGATGCCCATATTTCCTATGCCATTGGAAGTATTAGAAGCAACCAGAGTTGAGCTAATTAGCACAATTCGTTCTAAACTTACCAAAAACCATCGTGATTTTTTGATATGTTTTAAAGAGGGTAATCCAGACTGGAGTTTGCTTCCTTTTGAAAACATAGAAGAGCTTCCATCTGTAAAGTGGAAAATGCTCAACCTTAAAAAAATGCAAAAAAATAAAAAAGACGAAGCTATACAAAAACTAAAAGATACACTAGCAATCTGA